One genomic segment of Sorex araneus isolate mSorAra2 chromosome X, mSorAra2.pri, whole genome shotgun sequence includes these proteins:
- the GBX2 gene encoding homeobox protein GBX-2 — protein sequence MSAAFPPSPRMMQRPLGSSTAFSIDSLIGSPPQPSPGHFVYTGYPMFMPYRPVVLPPPPPPPPALPQAALPPAHPHHQIPSLPTGFCSSLAQGMALTSTLMATLPGGFSASPQHQDAAAARKFAPQPLAGGGNFDKAEALPGDAEDGKGFLAKEGSLLAFSAAEAVQASLVGAVRGQGKDDAKAEDDPKGKEESFSLESDLDYSSDDNLTGQATHKEEDSGHALEEPPPSAGAAGSTTSTGKNRRRRTAFTSEQLLELEKEFHCKKYLSLTERSQIAHALKLSEVQVKIWFQNRRAKWKRVKAGNANSKTGEPSRNPKIVVPIPVHVSRFAIRSQHQQLEQARP from the exons ATGAGCGCAGCGTTCCCGCCGTCGCCGAGGATGATGCAGCGCCCGCTGGGGAGTAGCACCGCCTTCAGCATAGACTCGCTGATCGGCAGCCCGCCGCAGCCCAGCCCGGGCCACTTCGTCTACACCGGCTACCCCATGTTCATGCCCTACCGGCCGGTggtgctgccgccgccgccgccgccgccgcccgcactGCCCCAGGCCGCGCTGCCGCCCGCGCACCCGCACCACCAGATCCCCAGCCTGCCCACCGGCTTCTGCTCCAGCCTGGCGCAGGGCATGGCGCTCACCTCCACGCTCATGGCCACGCTGCCCGGCGGCTTCTCGGCGTCGCCGCAGCACCAGGACGCGGCGGCCGCCCGCAAGTTCGCGCCGCAGCCGCTGGCGGGCGGCGGCAACTTCGACAAGGCGGAGGCGCTGCCCGGCGACGCGGAGGACGGCAAGGGCTTCCTGGCCAAGGAGGGCTCGCTGCTCGCCTTCTCGGCGGCCGAGGCGGTGCAGGCGTCGCTGG TCGGGGCTGTGCGAGGACAAGGGAAAGACGACGCGAAGGCAGAAGATGACCCGAAGGGCAAGGAGGAGAGCTTCTCCCTGGAGAGCGATCTGGACTACAGCTCGGATGACAACCTCACGGGCCAGGCCACGCACAAAGAGGAAGACTCGGGCCACGCGCTGGAGGAGCCGCCTCCGAGCGCGGGCGCAGCGGGCAGCACCACGTCCACGGGCAAGAACCGGCGGCGGCGGACTGCCTTCACCAGCGAGCAGctcctggagctggagaaggaGTTCCACTGTAAAAAGTACCTCTCGCTGACCGAGCGCTCGCAGATCGCGCACGCCCTCAAACTCAGCGAGGTCCAGGTCAAGATCTGGTTCCAGAACCGTCGCGCCAAGTGGAAACGCGTGAAGGCCGGCAACGCCAACTCCAAGACGGGGGAGCCCTCCCGGAACCCCAAGATCGTCGTCCCCATCCCCGTCCACGTCAGCCGGTTCGCGATACGAAGTCAGCACCAGCAGCTGGAGCAGGCCCGGCCCTGA